A region of the Jaculus jaculus isolate mJacJac1 chromosome 10, mJacJac1.mat.Y.cur, whole genome shotgun sequence genome:
ATCATGGCAGTggaagctggttcacttcatcGTACatccagagcagagagagagagagaaagagagcagcagCAAGTATGAACTAACTGAACACTGGCCTAATGGACCCAACCTTAAGGTCTGCCCCTGGAGACGCACTTATtcccacaaggctccacctcccacatgctCTACTGGGTGGAGactaaataacaaaattaatcacaaacacctgaggctatggggttATTACATTCCGAACCACAGCATCTGTCCAAGAGGTTCTGGAGGGATTGACTTGACAGGcaagcaactggactaaatgagctcTCATTAGCTCTTCAAGCTGTAAGTGCTAtgaatttacattttaataagtGGTGGTTTGTCTATCTGTAAGTGAAGAGACACTTTAACTGCGCTATTATTAAAGCTTTCGTAGCATGTTCAGTAGCATGATCAAACACAAAAAGTACAAAAGTTTTATTGAGTATACTAACACAAAAAATGCTGATTTTGGTACTCAAATAAATAGGGTATGTAAAATTTTCTTTGGAATGAAAATTTGGCTTGCTATAAAAGCCTAGAATGGCATATAtctatttgaattattttatacATACAAAATGATATATAAAGTTTCTAAGGCTTTTGAGAACTATTCTTTCTCCCTATATCTTCAGTTTCTGCCACtgatattattttgaaaaatcacTTATTTGCTATAAAATCATCATTATGCATGAGTGAGCACAATGACAAATTTTGTTAAACTCTAGCTTTTAAGTACTTGACATATGAATGCTTGCTCTGTTGAGTTCCAGAGAGCTCATTTATTTTAGTTCCTGTCCATTCATTGCTTCTAATAAAAGGTTAGGACCAAAATAGCTCTCCTTCATTAATGTACAAGAGCATGTTTAATTCAGCTTTTGTTTCTAAAAGTAATTGAGGATTCAGAACAATATGATATAACCATTTTGCACCATCCTCCAGTTATCATTCTCCTCAAATCATGatgtaaaaaatatatgaagTAAAGTATCTGGTACTCTATAAGACTACTTTTATTTTCACCATGTCATGtatataaataatacattactaaaatatatgtataaaatatgcaGTATAAATGTACATTATAATCCTATTGAAATGCAgttaaatttattctttcttttttcatacaCTGGTtaggaaatctattttttttttatttctttattttggaattagggtctcactgtaacccaagctgacctggaactccctctgtagtccaagctggcctcaaactcatagcaatcttcttacctcagcctcacaagtgctgggatcaaaggcatgcaccaccacatcctgcttagatttctttttaatacagCAACTACAATTAatccataacatttttttttactacatGTTTTTGTGGCTTCTCTGGCTTCACAATTCCATTTGTGGCACAGATGTTTAGGCCTGCCAGGGGAAGTTAGCAGGAAGCCTAAAGAAGTGGCATCCTGGAGGCTAATGGGGCAGTTAGCCAAAGGCTTTTCTTAGATTTAACAAGGTTGAGGCTTCAATGACTCAAACAAGGTTACACCTACCTAATCCTCTCCTAAACCTGcagccaatgttttttttttttttcccctgaaattaTAATTCTTAAAGCCCCTGAATTGTTTAATCAAGAAAATAATGTCCTAAAATAAATACTGTAAATGACATGAATTAACTCCTGAAAGTTTTGGAAGCTTTCTTCCTTCATGGAGAAGGAGTGGGTTGTACCAAGTCTGCTAAAATCAGCTTTCCCAGTATTTATTTAGTCTTTGTGTGAAAAGCACAATCAATTTTGGTTTGAATAGTGAAATCCAAGCTGAATTGATAGATCATCATTCAGGGATGTAAAATTTTTGCTTTAGGTGGAGGCTAAATGTTAACAACcatggtaatttgaatggatgtcccccaatagattgaGGAATTTTagtaaagcttcttggatttccagtcacctggctggaggaagtgtcacaggACACATGGATCCTAGGATCTAGCCCTGAGttatgggggtggatttggaatttcagtctaaagatatataaagtgcttgagctttgcctggagttcctaaagtggggctgcttttttttttttttaagtggtggtttttctctctgcttggattggAGAAAGCAgactagcttcttctgccattatggaacttcctttgcatctataagcttcaaataaattcccttcttccataactgtgcatggtttggaagttcatcccagcaacctgaggctgtctactacaccaACCTTTATTGCTTCTTTCAATCTTCAAGCCCCTTTAATCATAGTAAACATATTTCTAGTAGAGAAATTTGTTCCATGTGACTTGTGAGCTCTAATGGAACTTttatatttaagaagaaaattaaacCTTTCTGCATATGAAAGATCAGTACTTGCTCTCCTCTTGGCCTCTCCTGTTTGGTAATTTACTTGGCCATTTTTGCAAAGATCATTTGAAATTGAGGAAAATattatgcatgtttatatattttttatattagagACAGTTTCTCCATGGATACATTTCTCTATACACATCACACCTTAATTTGCAAGCCAGGTTGCTATGGCCAGAATCAATTTCCCATGTGATTGCTTGCTGCCTCAGTGTTAAAACTTTGAATGAAGTCAAGACTAGTGAATAGAAGTCCATATAGGCaattgttgtttttgttccttCCCCTGGTATCAAGgctaagagaagaaaaaaacaagcctTGTAACAACAAAACCTTCCCTTACTGCCATTTCTCTTGTCAGCATGaagtatgtgtttatgtgtttgaCAGAGGGAGGTGAAGGGACTTCTCCCTGGCAAATTTCACTCCAGCAAAGCACTATTAGAGTTAGTGTATTAAACATTAATGGAAAAAGTAAAGATTTTAATGTCTTTTAATATAAGGGAAATTGATTTTATTAAAATGCTTTCTCAGGTATTATAGTACAATGGGTTACTTACTACTCTAACTATCAAGAATGCAGCATACATTTAGATATATGTACtgttttatgaattttgagaGTGTAAGAAGCCATCTACCAAACTTCTTCACAATCCTTTGTAAGCAGAACCAAGTCTTTCAACTGAAAGGAACTATTTCaagagtagattttgttttcatttttacaaacaatcaaaattaaatacattGAATCATAGAGATACCCGATTTTATAAAATAGCCTGTCAACTTTATTGGGGTTTTTGTGTGACATAGGGGCTTCTTTACTCATTTTTAACATGAACAACTCAAGAGGTCATACTTATCTTTAGATCCATAGAAATCAATAGCATTAACTTAACATTTCAACCACTTCTCAGAAGAAATTTCAGCTTTGTATATATTAAGCACAGACAGAAAATTGTGTTTGTTACTCTTactgtgtttgtgtgtttctgtttGGAATACTTTTACTTTTTAGTAGAATTCAGAATAAATTGTTTTTGTAAAATAATTAAGACaagattttattatatattcacTGGTTGCCTCAagtttgtaatcctcctgccttagcaccTCAAGTGCTAAGATTCCTGTTGTACGCTATTACGTCTGACTAAaaatttactctttttaaaaaggtattcaTGTCTTACAAAGATGCTTGTTCTGAGTGTCGTATTTACTCCATAGGAACAGTTGTAGTACTTTCCATGGCTTGTGACAGCAGGTGCCTTGTATTTTAGAAGACTATCCTTACATTTTTCTATTGCAGACGATCTGGTGCTATAGGAAGGACTTCCTTTTGGAGCACTACCTGGATAGAAAGACATGTTATCTAAGGATAGTGAGGAGAATTGTCTTTTATGTGTCCTGCTATTAGCTTCTATGTTACCTATCATGATATAAAGAAAAGCAACATGAAAGAGACTTTGGCTAATAGGCCCTGGGTTTTATATAGCTATCCTTTCGTCTATCATGGTTAAAGGGAAGAGCATCACAAACTGTGAAGCACAGTCTGTAATAAAGGTAGTCAGTGGACTGAGACACGAGCATGCTGCTATTGATACATATTTTGGAGTCCAGCACACTTGAATCCAAATAAACTGCTCAAAAGCTGTTTAACTTGGTCTATTACTTAATACATTTGGTTTTCATCTAAAAAAGTAGGGCAGTTAGAAGTTTAAgtgaatacatacacatatataaatatgtaatttaaatatataccACACTCATAGGCTCACTTAAggtatataagaatatatattcccTTAATTAAAAATCtatatcatacacatacacaaatactttAGAACGGTTCTTGTCAGATGGTAAACACTACTTAAATATTAGTTCTCATCACATTGCCTTATAATTTCTATAGTTGAACTACTAGtaacaacaaaattaaatgatTTGATGGTATGTTTCTCTTAAAGGTTCCAGGGTTGCAGCAAAATATCATTCTCAAGAAGTTGGGTAAACATAAAATGAGACACCCTAAGCCACATATAGTTACTAGATAGATAGTTACTGAATAGATAACTGGCTCTTTACAGACCAGACAGAGGGATTGACAGTTGGCATTTCTTTTAGGAATGAAGTGTGATGTTCAGGACTGATCAGAACCATAGTTACTGCCTTTCATACCCTATCACTAAAACACagccttacaaaaaaaaaaaaaaaaaaaaaaaggataaactcATATAAATCAACACACTGCAATGCCAGCTTTGTTAGAACAGAGGTTTTTGGCAGGTTGGTTCATTATTCTATTCAGAATCCTGGGAAGTTCCTACAAAACAGTTGAGGCCCAATAACTATTTCTTGAATAAAAATGTATGCgcacgcgcgtgcgcgcgcgcacacacacacacacacacacacacacacacaaaacaaacaaacaaacaaataaaaaaacttggCACTGTCCTTTTAATAGCTTTAACATTGAAAGCCAAACAAAGCAACATGTTTTCCTGCCTCTTGAGAGACTTCTGAGTCTGAGAACGCTGGTGGGCAGGGCAGCAGGGGTGAGCGCAGCATGTGTAGGGCGTAAGTGCAAAAGGTGTGAATGCGGCACATCTCAGAAGCAATGGATCTGGCTAAGCCTTCGCAGGAATGTGTGGTGCGCAGTGATGCCACAAGTCTATCAGATTTACCCGTGTGGACCACGTCTGAGTTACAAATACTTTATCCAGCGTCTTTACAACTTTAGCAGCTATGCTTACACATTCTTTCCCAAGAGTTTCCAAAATCTCTGACATGTGACCAAGTGCCATAAAGAATCCAAGAATAATTCTCAGCAACTAGTTAGCTTACTTTTCAGTTTCCATATTCATTATTGACTAGCTAAAATAATCAGTTTGGCATGATCCACTTCACAGGTGGGGTTGATTATATGCTATTACTTATAATTTAGCTCACAACCTCAGAAGGTAGATTAAAACAATATTACCACTATGTCTGACAATTACTCCTAAATAGGACTCTCTTCTATTCCCacagtaagcattttttttttttttttaaacagaaaacatCCCTTTTTAGAGCAGAGGCCAGTGGATGATTCAAGTTGGGGCCTACTCATTAATGCTCCCTGTAGTTACTTTCTACTGAAAGCTAGGAGGTTGTTAGTCATCCTTGGCTGAGCCACATTCAATCTACTTATTTCTTTTGtataacaaaacaagcaaacagcccCCAATGCATTATTAATTAATTAGACATAATTTCCTAACATGTTTTCTATATTTCATTTAAGTGTGGAGGCTCTAGGCAATAATAATTCACCAGAAAGCTATCATAAATTTGTAAGGTACATTACTCCATGAGGTCTGGACCAAACACTGGGGCCAGAAGTATAGAGCTTAAAAGTAAACTAGCCATGGCAGAAGTATGCTGAAAACACACAGTCATAATCAGAGAAGACAGTCGGGCCTAATGTAATGAGAGGGAGAACTGAGGTTCATTTTATTATAAGATATGCTTGATGTTCCAGGTGTAAAAGGGGTCCTTAGAGTTAGAATGCCATTTGGAGGTGCCATAATCTCACTTGGTCCTGGGATGTAGAGGGTAAACATTTTACATTACTGCACAGTAACAAAGTTTACAGCCATAGGTAATAGTGATCTGATTAAGGTTAACACACTTGGTGCTTAAGGCTAACTATCAGGAAGCATCCTTCTCAAGATGGTAGTCAGATGTCTTAACACAGTGTCACCTGTTTGAGTTGCTAAGGGTAACTTCTCATCTTAAAATGTAGtcatagaatttctttttttctttcacataaaCTTTTTActtgtgtggaggacagaggcacTTTAATAGCTAGGGAGTGTGGCTTCAGAAGTACAAGATATGGACTATGACAGCGGTCACTGGTAAACATGACAAGGAATCAAACTGACACTGGGCTTAAAAAGAAAGTCAAGGAATCATTGCATCAGGATATGTCACCAAATCTTGTAAAAATCACCTTTCTCTGATCTTTCTTTAGAATCCCATATTAGGTAGgaaaaatcaatagctttcaCCTATCTAGGTGCAGATTAAGTGAACTTACAAGTTTCTGATGTTAAGGTACAGTGGTTTGGAAGTGTAAGCTTTAAAGGTTTTAAGATATTAAGTACTTTGAGGGATTTTTCAGTAGTATTTCAAAGTATTGTACTTTACATATAGCTTCCAAGCAGTCAGAAAACAACTAAAACGTTGAATAAAACGTGTAAGAAGAGTTTAGTAAagtgtataaaaaataaaagactaaaaacAAAACTACTCCGGTTTAAATGTGTAAAAACCAGATTTCATCCATCCgtccagtttttctttctctccttccttctgatCTTAGTTAGTCGGGACATATTGTACCTGCCACAACACGTTGGAAAGCAGGTCCTGATACACACTAAGGAATATCCAACCAGGCAAATACATCAGGGTGATGAGGCCCTTGAAGTTGAGCGGGTAGTGAGAATAGTCCCAGGAACAGGCCCCGCACATGCGAAGCCCCAGGCCCCAGGCCAACTCCCAGGTATAGATGAAAATCACGTAGATGGGTACCCGCTTCCAGGTGCCCCAGCCGCGGCCGTAGTGGAGGTAGAAGTAGAGTTTCTCCACCACGAAACTACAGCTGCCGTACATCAGGAAGGACCAGAGGGACGTGTGTCCGCTGCTGGCCCCAGCTCCCCCTCCGCGTCCCAGCACATTGAAGAAGAAAGTGAAGAAGATCTCGTCCAGAAAGCCATGCATCCCGAAGAAGAGGAAACGGAGGAGGTCCGGCAGTCCCTGGCGAGAGATTCCCGGGGCTCCCGCGTGGCCCCGGGCTCGTCGTCGCCGgcccccggcggcggcggcggtcgCGGGATGCGCGGTCCCTCCGGGCGCGGGATGCTGGCCGGGGCCCGGGTACCGCAGACGCAGGAAGCGCTTGAGGAGCACTCGGCAGTGGTAGAGCGCCAGCACGTACTGCAGCGCCAGGTGGAGCGCGCCCGCCGGCCCGGGCCCGCCCCCGGGGCCGAGCGGCAGCGCGTGGGCCGCCAGGGTCTGCAGCCCCACGTGGGCCGAGGGGTAGAGGaggaagtggaagaggaaggcTCCGGAGCGGCGCGGCCGCCGCACGTACAGGCGCTCCAGGGCCAGGTGCGAGAGCGAGTGCAGCACGCAGCGGAAGGGCGACGAGAAGCCGAGCATCCGCGGGTCCGGGCTGCGCGCGAAGCGCAGCGCCGAGGACAGCAGCACGTCCACGGTGACGCCGTGCATGCCGTAGAAGTAGAGGCGCATCCAGGCGGGcagcgccccgccgccgccgccgcgagcCGGCGCTTCGGCCGCGGACAGCGCCGCCGCCTCGCCCCTCAGCCCGCCGGGGCCCCCGCGGTGCCGCGCCGCCGCGCCTCCCCTCCGCGCCGGGCCCTCGCCGTCCACGTCGCTGCCCGCCATGGGCGCCCCGGAGCGAGGAGCTGAAGGGCCGGACCCCCGGAGCGCGCGCACGGAGCTCGGCGCCCCGGAGCGCTCGGGGATCGATCGCGGAGCGcactcctccgccgccgccgccgccgccgctgcgcGCTCCTCCCCAGCCCGGTCCCCGGCGAggtgcccgcccgcccgcgcgcgcTCACCGGGAGCGGCCTAACGGGTCCCACGGCCCGGCCCGGCGAGGCGACGCCGGGGCTTGTCCCGGCCCCATCCCTTCCACCGCCTCTGCCGGAGGCTCCGGCAGCGTCAGGCGAGCGAGCGGCGACGGCCCTTCCCAGACCGCTCCCTCCGCCGGGCTCGACCTCTCCCGCCCG
Encoded here:
- the Tmem229a gene encoding transmembrane protein 229A; the protein is MAGSDVDGEGPARRGGAAARHRGGPGGLRGEAAALSAAEAPARGGGGGALPAWMRLYFYGMHGVTVDVLLSSALRFARSPDPRMLGFSSPFRCVLHSLSHLALERLYVRRPRRSGAFLFHFLLYPSAHVGLQTLAAHALPLGPGGGPGPAGALHLALQYVLALYHCRVLLKRFLRLRYPGPGQHPAPGGTAHPATAAAAGGRRRRARGHAGAPGISRQGLPDLLRFLFFGMHGFLDEIFFTFFFNVLGRGGGAGASSGHTSLWSFLMYGSCSFVVEKLYFYLHYGRGWGTWKRVPIYVIFIYTWELAWGLGLRMCGACSWDYSHYPLNFKGLITLMYLPGWIFLSVYQDLLSNVLWQVQYVPTN